The following are encoded in a window of Amphibacillus xylanus NBRC 15112 genomic DNA:
- a CDS encoding stage V sporulation protein D: protein MKHVSHMTIRKRIVTVFFIAITILMVVLIRLMYVQFVKGPELTELAEMSWTRDIKYEAERGRILDRNGEVLVENKSAPTVMIVPRQVNDKNETASILAEILEMDPEVMLGYLEQNISIVRFSEGRKLTDEQARKIIDLNLDGVYLAEDSKRHYPHDTLLSHVLGFSGIDNQGLVGLELFHNQKLTGTPGRLSFYSDAKGGRLPNLSDTYQEPIDGDDLKLTIDLNVQTIVERELDIAEATYQPDGAWALAVDPNTGAILAMASRPTFHPEHYQKFDAEVYNRNYPIWSTYEPGSTFKIITLAAALEEKVIDLEKDRYFDKGHIEVGGARLRCWKHGGHGSQTYLEVAQNSCNPGFVDLGQRLGVDNLFDYIDAFGFGVKTNVDLAGEASGILFSRDRVGPVELGTTSFGQGVSVTPIQQVMAVSAAVNGGKLYQPYVVDSWIDSRTGKTIEQIEPVFKNQVISEQTSIELREALESVVAQGTGRGAYVDGYRVGGKTGTAQKVGTDGRYLVNNYIVSFIGFAPADDPQIVVYVAVDNPKNVSQFGGVVAAPIVGNIIEDSLQSMGVERRKDGLDKEYRWPEQPLVEVPNLIGLTKKDLMNYLTQLSIESVGTGDIIVEQAPGPGEKIPMGETIRLLFGNEYNQE from the coding sequence ATGAAACATGTATCACATATGACAATTCGAAAGCGAATAGTCACTGTATTTTTCATTGCTATAACGATCTTAATGGTTGTTTTGATTAGACTGATGTATGTCCAATTTGTTAAAGGTCCAGAATTAACGGAATTAGCAGAAATGTCGTGGACTAGAGATATAAAATATGAAGCAGAGCGTGGTAGAATTCTAGATCGAAATGGAGAAGTTTTAGTAGAAAATAAATCAGCACCTACAGTGATGATTGTTCCCAGACAGGTTAATGACAAAAATGAAACAGCGTCAATACTTGCCGAAATACTAGAAATGGATCCTGAAGTCATGCTCGGCTATTTAGAACAAAATATTAGTATTGTTCGATTTAGTGAGGGACGTAAATTAACAGATGAACAAGCACGAAAGATTATTGATCTAAATTTAGATGGCGTCTATTTAGCTGAAGATTCAAAACGTCATTATCCGCATGATACACTACTATCTCATGTATTAGGGTTTAGTGGAATTGATAATCAAGGTTTAGTTGGTTTAGAACTGTTTCATAATCAAAAATTAACTGGAACACCAGGTCGTCTGTCGTTTTATTCTGATGCTAAAGGAGGCCGTTTGCCTAATCTATCAGATACTTATCAAGAGCCAATCGATGGAGATGATTTAAAGCTAACAATTGATCTTAATGTGCAAACTATCGTTGAACGAGAACTTGATATCGCCGAAGCCACTTATCAACCTGATGGTGCCTGGGCATTGGCGGTAGATCCAAATACAGGTGCAATTTTAGCAATGGCATCTCGCCCAACGTTTCACCCTGAACATTATCAAAAATTCGATGCGGAAGTCTATAACCGAAATTACCCGATTTGGAGTACGTATGAACCAGGGTCAACCTTTAAGATTATTACGCTAGCTGCTGCTTTAGAAGAAAAAGTGATTGATTTGGAAAAAGACCGTTACTTTGATAAAGGACACATTGAAGTAGGTGGAGCACGACTGCGTTGCTGGAAGCATGGAGGGCATGGTAGTCAAACCTATTTGGAAGTAGCACAAAATTCCTGTAACCCCGGATTTGTCGATTTAGGACAGCGTTTAGGGGTTGATAATTTATTTGATTACATTGATGCGTTTGGTTTTGGTGTTAAAACAAATGTTGATTTAGCCGGAGAAGCGAGCGGAATTTTATTCTCGCGTGATCGAGTTGGTCCGGTTGAGTTAGGTACGACTTCCTTTGGACAAGGTGTATCAGTCACACCGATCCAACAGGTGATGGCTGTATCTGCAGCGGTTAATGGTGGAAAGCTTTATCAACCGTATGTCGTCGATAGCTGGATTGACTCTAGAACTGGAAAAACTATTGAACAAATTGAGCCGGTATTTAAAAATCAAGTAATATCTGAGCAAACTTCAATTGAGCTCCGTGAAGCGTTAGAAAGTGTTGTTGCACAAGGAACGGGACGAGGCGCGTATGTTGACGGTTATCGCGTAGGAGGTAAAACAGGAACAGCCCAAAAGGTCGGAACTGATGGGAGATATTTGGTCAATAATTATATTGTTTCATTTATTGGCTTTGCACCGGCAGATGATCCTCAAATCGTTGTCTATGTTGCAGTTGATAATCCGAAAAACGTATCACAATTTGGTGGCGTTGTAGCAGCACCAATTGTCGGTAATATTATTGAAGACAGTTTACAATCAATGGGAGTAGAGAGACGCAAAGACGGTTTAGATAAAGAGTATCGTTGGCCAGAGCAACCGCTTGTTGAAGTACCTAACTTGATTGGTTTAACCAAAAAAGATTTAATGAACTATTTAACTCAGCTGTCAATTGAATCGGTTGGAACAGGAGATATCATTGTTGAGCAAGCTCCTGGACCAGGAGAAAAAATCCCAATGGGAGAAACGATTCGCTTATTGTTCGGCAATGAATATAATCAGGAATAA
- a CDS encoding penicillin-binding transpeptidase domain-containing protein, with translation MKDSNNGNWKLNLLFGIFVALFLFIVGRFAFIQVTGEVQGVDLQEWANRQRTNYSEIPARRGYIVDRNGMQLAQDLTIYRLYAIVDEDFSPNPETRINHVANLEETANGIAPIIGMEAEEVYSILKSGVDKGLFQVEFGRNGSQLSREQKEQIEALKLPGVHFIEEAKRYYPNGIFASQVIGLAQTNDEHQITGITGIEAQLDDYLRGENGSISFHRDKYNTKLLNSNEVIVEAKDGYDVKLTIDQKIQTILEDAMSYVEEMYEPERMTATVIDPKTGEILAMSNRPSYNPNNLGEVENWYNDVVSTPIEPGSTVKAFTIAAAIEEGVYNPNETFKSGSFKIDQIERPITDWNQSWGMITYDEGFQRSSNVAMSKIVWDKLGPDRYLEYLRAFHFDQPTGIDLPREQAGTLLYRYPVEQLTTSFGQGSTVTPIQVVKAATAIANDGKMMKPYVIKQITDPNTGEIVLEKEPEVVGEPISKETADQVLKAMESVITSNVGTGRNRYNLESYTVAGKTGTAQISGGSSGYLVGHENYIFSFLGMAPSDDPKLIMYITVKQPKLEPYESGSDPVSYIFKHVMENGLHYLNIQPDKERNETYHDFEMPDWKTMSKDALLSELANHELVPIVIGNGNQIVDANIEPGKQILSTHKLILMTDQPTMPDLTGWSVRNVNEFVQLAGLDFEMIGSGFVSSQSILPDETLESGRYLFVEFNN, from the coding sequence ATGAAGGATAGTAACAACGGGAATTGGAAATTAAATTTACTTTTCGGTATATTTGTCGCATTATTTTTATTTATAGTTGGACGGTTTGCATTTATTCAGGTTACAGGTGAGGTACAAGGAGTAGATTTGCAGGAATGGGCAAATCGACAGCGAACCAATTACAGTGAAATTCCTGCTCGTAGAGGTTACATTGTAGATCGAAATGGCATGCAACTTGCACAAGATTTGACGATTTATCGATTATACGCAATCGTTGATGAAGATTTTTCACCCAACCCTGAAACAAGAATAAACCATGTGGCAAACTTAGAAGAAACAGCTAATGGAATAGCACCGATTATTGGTATGGAAGCAGAAGAGGTCTATTCAATTCTGAAATCTGGAGTTGATAAAGGCCTTTTTCAAGTTGAATTCGGAAGAAATGGCAGTCAATTAAGTCGAGAACAAAAAGAACAAATTGAAGCCTTAAAGCTACCAGGTGTTCATTTTATTGAAGAAGCAAAAAGATATTATCCGAATGGGATTTTTGCATCACAAGTGATTGGCTTAGCTCAAACAAATGATGAACATCAGATTACGGGAATTACCGGGATAGAGGCACAACTTGATGATTATCTAAGAGGAGAGAATGGGTCAATTTCTTTTCATCGTGATAAGTATAATACGAAGTTGCTTAACTCAAATGAAGTAATCGTAGAGGCTAAGGATGGATATGATGTCAAATTAACGATTGATCAAAAGATCCAAACGATCTTAGAAGATGCGATGTCTTATGTTGAAGAGATGTACGAGCCTGAGCGTATGACTGCGACTGTAATTGATCCGAAAACTGGAGAAATCCTTGCAATGAGTAATCGGCCATCCTATAACCCAAACAATCTAGGAGAAGTCGAAAACTGGTATAACGATGTTGTTTCAACACCAATTGAGCCAGGATCAACGGTAAAGGCATTCACTATTGCAGCAGCGATTGAAGAAGGTGTGTATAATCCGAATGAGACATTTAAATCAGGCTCATTTAAAATTGATCAGATCGAACGTCCGATTACAGACTGGAACCAAAGTTGGGGTATGATCACATACGATGAAGGTTTTCAGCGTTCATCAAACGTTGCTATGTCTAAGATTGTCTGGGATAAATTAGGTCCGGATCGATATTTAGAATATTTAAGAGCCTTTCATTTTGATCAGCCAACTGGAATCGATCTTCCAAGAGAACAGGCTGGGACATTATTGTACCGCTACCCAGTTGAACAGCTAACGACATCATTTGGGCAAGGTTCAACAGTGACTCCGATCCAAGTGGTAAAGGCAGCGACTGCGATAGCTAATGATGGGAAAATGATGAAACCATATGTCATTAAGCAAATTACTGATCCTAATACAGGTGAAATTGTATTAGAGAAGGAACCTGAAGTAGTTGGTGAACCCATTTCTAAGGAAACTGCCGATCAAGTGTTAAAAGCAATGGAATCAGTCATAACATCGAATGTAGGTACGGGTCGAAATCGTTATAATTTAGAATCCTATACTGTAGCAGGAAAAACTGGAACAGCTCAAATTTCAGGAGGATCATCTGGTTACTTAGTTGGACATGAGAATTATATCTTTTCATTTTTAGGAATGGCACCTAGTGATGATCCGAAGTTAATCATGTATATAACAGTTAAGCAGCCTAAATTAGAACCATACGAATCTGGTTCGGATCCAGTTTCATATATTTTTAAACATGTTATGGAAAATGGACTTCATTACTTAAATATTCAACCTGATAAAGAGCGTAATGAGACATATCACGATTTTGAAATGCCAGATTGGAAGACTATGTCTAAGGATGCTTTATTATCAGAATTAGCAAATCATGAACTTGTACCAATTGTGATTGGTAATGGTAATCAAATTGTAGATGCAAATATTGAACCAGGTAAACAAATTCTATCGACGCATAAACTAATTTTAATGACAGATCAACCGACAATGCCTGATTTGACTGGTTGGTCAGTAAGGAATGTAAATGAATTTGTTCAATTAGCCGGGTTAGATTTTGAAATGATTGGTTCAGGCTTTGTCTCTAGTCAAAGTATCCTACCGGATGAAACGCTAGAATCCGGACGTTATCTCTTTGTCGAATTTAATAATTAA
- the ftsL gene encoding cell division protein FtsL, with translation MSLSEARSYQTSIPQRTRYADHDLQPKKVIKVKSRKITLGEKVLACFFAIGMAVALVYMVSYNANIDSLNREVQRLEREILEQQTINENLSHQVMEYSNPERILMIAKQNGLNIQNTQVKQATSYVE, from the coding sequence ATGAGCTTAAGTGAAGCCAGAAGTTATCAGACATCAATCCCGCAACGAACAAGATATGCGGATCATGATTTACAACCTAAAAAAGTCATCAAAGTTAAATCACGTAAGATTACGTTAGGCGAAAAAGTCTTAGCTTGTTTTTTTGCAATAGGTATGGCAGTAGCATTAGTCTATATGGTTTCTTATAATGCCAATATTGATTCATTAAATCGAGAAGTTCAAAGATTAGAACGAGAAATATTAGAACAACAAACCATTAATGAGAACTTAAGCCACCAAGTGATGGAATATAGCAATCCGGAACGAATCCTGATGATTGCTAAACAAAATGGCTTAAATATTCAAAATACTCAAGTTAAACAAGCAACCTCTTACGTTGAGTAA
- the rsmH gene encoding 16S rRNA (cytosine(1402)-N(4))-methyltransferase RsmH, with amino-acid sequence MFEHISVLRNETIDGLNIKPDGIYVDGTLGAGGHSEQIVSKLTTGRLIAFDQDEEALEAAKKRLSPYQDKIIFVHSNFRHLKQVLDDKGVEHVDGFLFDLGVSSPQLDHKERGFSYQHDAPLDMRMNQQQELSAYHVVNEWSYQDLVHIFFKYGEEKFAKQIARKIELARKGKPIQTTYELVDIIKDAIPAASRRKGGHPAKRVFQAIRIAVNDELEAFYDVLHQAAEKVAVGGRIAVITFHSLEDRLCKQAFKKWSTLPPLPKNLPIIPESSQPPFKLITRKPIVATETELDSNRRARSAKLRIVEKVKTWDEQFFYQEGRHKI; translated from the coding sequence TTGTTTGAACATATTAGCGTATTACGTAATGAAACGATTGATGGCTTAAATATTAAACCAGATGGCATTTATGTTGATGGAACATTAGGAGCTGGTGGACATTCTGAACAAATCGTAAGTAAATTGACAACTGGTCGTCTAATCGCATTTGATCAAGATGAAGAAGCACTTGAAGCAGCAAAAAAACGATTATCACCTTACCAAGATAAAATTATATTTGTGCATTCGAATTTTAGACATCTGAAGCAAGTGTTAGATGATAAAGGTGTTGAACACGTAGATGGTTTTTTATTTGATTTAGGTGTATCATCGCCGCAATTAGATCATAAAGAACGAGGATTTAGTTATCAACATGATGCTCCACTAGATATGAGGATGAATCAACAGCAAGAGTTATCTGCTTATCATGTTGTAAATGAATGGAGCTATCAAGATTTAGTTCATATATTTTTTAAATATGGTGAAGAGAAATTTGCCAAGCAAATTGCTAGGAAAATCGAGTTAGCACGAAAAGGTAAACCGATTCAAACTACTTACGAGCTTGTAGACATTATTAAAGATGCAATTCCTGCTGCATCAAGACGTAAAGGTGGACATCCTGCAAAGCGTGTTTTTCAAGCGATTCGAATAGCAGTAAATGATGAGTTAGAAGCATTTTATGATGTATTACACCAAGCTGCCGAAAAAGTAGCTGTTGGTGGTCGCATAGCTGTTATTACGTTCCACTCATTAGAAGATCGACTATGTAAGCAAGCTTTTAAAAAGTGGAGTACATTACCACCACTACCTAAAAACCTGCCAATAATTCCAGAATCAAGTCAACCACCGTTTAAGTTAATTACCAGAAAGCCAATTGTGGCAACAGAAACGGAGCTCGATTCGAATCGTCGAGCTAGATCTGCTAAATTAAGAATTGTAGAAAAAGTAAAAACATGGGATGAACAATTTTTCTATCAAGAAGGGCGGCATAAAATATGA
- the mraZ gene encoding division/cell wall cluster transcriptional repressor MraZ, which produces MFMGEYKHNTDEKGRMIMPAKFRETLGDSFVVTRGLDQCLFVYPMDEWRILEEKIKKLPLTKKDARAFSRFFFSGATECELDKQGRVNLPAPLRKYAQIEKACAVIGVSNRVEIWAEDIWNDYMEQSESTFTEITENMMEFDF; this is translated from the coding sequence ATGTTTATGGGAGAATACAAACATAATACCGATGAAAAAGGTCGGATGATTATGCCGGCTAAATTTCGTGAGACATTGGGCGATAGCTTCGTTGTAACACGCGGATTAGACCAATGTTTATTTGTATATCCTATGGATGAATGGCGCATCCTTGAAGAGAAGATAAAAAAACTCCCACTAACTAAAAAAGATGCACGTGCCTTTTCACGGTTCTTCTTCTCTGGTGCTACAGAGTGTGAACTTGATAAACAAGGTCGTGTGAATTTGCCAGCACCACTTCGTAAATATGCTCAAATTGAAAAAGCCTGTGCAGTAATTGGTGTTTCAAATCGAGTTGAGATTTGGGCAGAAGATATTTGGAATGATTACATGGAACAATCGGAGTCAACATTTACTGAAATAACGGAAAATATGATGGAATTTGACTTTTAG
- a CDS encoding DUF3397 domain-containing protein: protein MSYKEIAGDHMSKIIAYLIAFLITCPIIATVIIYFILNYFIKPRKKVIHKCMEYTAFIYLLSTIIIFNVIFKINLIGPMVLLLLVIFFALIVIQWRLIRDVKIVRLWKIYLRFVFLLFFTANFILTCVSIYSLAIN from the coding sequence TTGTCATATAAAGAAATTGCAGGGGATCATATGTCGAAAATCATAGCCTATTTGATTGCTTTCTTAATTACATGTCCAATTATTGCGACGGTCATTATTTATTTTATCTTAAACTACTTTATTAAACCACGTAAGAAAGTCATTCATAAATGTATGGAGTATACTGCATTTATTTATCTTTTATCAACGATCATTATATTTAATGTCATATTTAAAATTAACTTAATCGGTCCAATGGTTCTTTTATTGTTAGTCATATTTTTTGCACTTATAGTTATACAATGGCGATTAATTCGTGATGTTAAAATCGTTCGACTATGGAAAATATATTTGAGATTTGTTTTTCTATTATTTTTCACGGCTAATTTTATTTTAACGTGTGTCTCGATATATTCATTAGCCATTAATTAA
- a CDS encoding Myb-like DNA-binding domain-containing protein translates to MRVNRQDAWTKEEDLLLANTVIDYIKKGNTQLESFKHVAEKLNRTPAACGFRWNATIRKRYTDEIDAAKEARKKVDIEVPELDVQDDKLSSIKSVDQAIKWLEQLKQDTKNQLLNNQDQVLTSYIDENKKMKEELANYQLLIKKIKSLIDEFVIIENELMK, encoded by the coding sequence ATGAGAGTGAATCGACAAGATGCGTGGACTAAAGAGGAAGATTTATTACTAGCAAATACTGTGATTGATTATATTAAAAAAGGTAATACACAGTTAGAAAGTTTTAAACATGTAGCGGAAAAATTAAATCGAACCCCAGCGGCGTGTGGCTTTAGGTGGAACGCAACAATTAGGAAACGCTATACTGATGAGATTGATGCTGCTAAAGAAGCGCGTAAAAAAGTTGATATTGAAGTTCCAGAACTTGATGTGCAAGACGATAAGTTAAGCTCGATTAAATCTGTAGATCAAGCAATTAAGTGGTTAGAACAACTAAAACAAGACACGAAAAATCAACTCTTAAACAATCAAGATCAGGTGCTTACGTCATATATTGATGAAAATAAAAAAATGAAAGAAGAGCTTGCTAACTATCAGCTGTTAATTAAGAAGATTAAATCATTAATTGATGAGTTTGTCATTATCGAAAATGAGCTAATGAAATAA
- the rpmF gene encoding 50S ribosomal protein L32, translating to MAVPKRRTSKKVKNQRRTHKKLHVPGMVVCSNCNELTKPHHVCKACGHYDGKEVVEA from the coding sequence ATGGCAGTACCAAAGAGAAGAACATCTAAAAAAGTTAAAAATCAAAGACGTACACATAAAAAACTACATGTACCAGGAATGGTTGTATGTTCAAACTGTAACGAACTAACTAAACCTCATCATGTTTGTAAAGCTTGTGGCCATTATGATGGTAAAGAGGTTGTTGAAGCTTAA
- a CDS encoding YceD family protein, whose product MKIPLQKLIHSDGLTIEATVDLSELEQQNNDIRKIGPVNVKCESLKQDGLFHINLHITGEMILPCARTLIDVPYQFDIQTLELFSDDQYFEESDESDIHKIEGEILDLEPYIKENVILEIPFRVYASEDQIEENALSSGDGWSVMTEEQNADKIDPRMAKLQSLLNDQKNENQ is encoded by the coding sequence ATGAAAATTCCACTTCAAAAGTTGATTCATTCGGATGGTTTAACGATTGAAGCTACTGTTGATTTATCTGAGCTCGAACAACAAAATAACGATATACGAAAAATAGGACCTGTTAATGTCAAATGTGAGTCCTTGAAGCAAGATGGTTTATTCCATATTAACTTGCACATCACAGGGGAAATGATTTTACCTTGTGCGAGAACTCTTATTGATGTACCTTATCAATTTGACATTCAAACACTAGAACTATTTTCTGATGATCAGTATTTTGAAGAGAGTGATGAATCAGATATTCACAAAATTGAAGGAGAAATCCTTGACTTAGAGCCCTATATCAAGGAAAATGTTATATTAGAGATTCCATTTAGAGTCTATGCTTCTGAAGATCAAATTGAAGAAAATGCATTGTCATCTGGTGATGGCTGGTCTGTTATGACAGAGGAACAAAATGCTGATAAGATTGATCCGAGGATGGCGAAATTACAATCATTATTAAATGATCAGAAAAATGAAAATCAATAA
- a CDS encoding nucleotidyltransferase — MKAVGLIVEYNPLHNGHLHHIEQAKLKSNAELVIAVMSGNFLQRGEPAIVDKFTRAKMAVKQRVDLVIELPTVYTVQHSDIFAYGAISILNTMKVDQIIFGSEQGQIEPFINTYDQIKKNQTRYDQELKRQLQKGANYPTAHTIALEVIGSNQTLDLKMPNNILGLSYIKAQQQINPNLKIDTIKRIQANYHQTQLSYPITSATSIRQQLSQSFTGETHESLSMPESSYQLLLNYYKITDLFHDWELYFPLLKYRIMSDSFEQLNQIHGMEEGIEHRLKKMIIASHSFAQFIEKTQTKRYTKTRLQRLFVHLLLQLTKDEVSRQLKTIDEINDIRILAMNHAGQSYLNQLKNTPELNFISQLKKKQSDQLAIDEKASSIYYLPLKFEAQQLLWKQELTPPFKV; from the coding sequence ATGAAAGCTGTCGGTTTAATTGTTGAATATAATCCCCTCCATAATGGGCACTTACATCATATCGAACAAGCTAAGTTAAAGTCAAACGCTGAGCTCGTAATTGCTGTAATGAGCGGGAACTTTTTGCAACGTGGTGAGCCAGCAATTGTAGATAAATTTACCCGTGCAAAAATGGCAGTGAAGCAACGTGTTGATCTTGTCATTGAACTACCAACTGTCTATACGGTTCAACATAGCGATATATTTGCTTACGGAGCTATCAGTATATTGAATACAATGAAAGTCGATCAAATTATCTTTGGTAGTGAACAGGGGCAGATTGAGCCCTTTATTAACACATATGATCAAATCAAGAAAAATCAAACGCGTTATGATCAAGAGTTAAAACGACAATTGCAAAAAGGCGCGAATTATCCTACAGCTCACACCATCGCATTAGAAGTAATTGGATCAAATCAGACATTAGATCTAAAAATGCCTAACAATATTTTAGGACTTAGTTACATAAAGGCACAACAGCAAATCAATCCTAATCTTAAGATTGATACAATTAAACGAATTCAGGCAAATTATCATCAAACACAATTATCTTATCCAATTACTAGTGCAACAAGTATTCGTCAGCAACTTTCTCAGTCTTTTACCGGAGAAACTCACGAATCATTATCGATGCCAGAATCGAGTTATCAGTTGCTTTTGAACTATTATAAAATAACCGATTTGTTTCATGATTGGGAATTATACTTTCCGTTATTAAAATACCGAATAATGAGTGACTCATTCGAACAACTTAATCAAATACATGGTATGGAGGAAGGTATCGAGCATCGATTAAAGAAAATGATTATCGCTAGTCATTCATTTGCACAATTTATCGAAAAAACCCAAACTAAACGTTATACCAAAACGAGGCTACAACGATTATTTGTCCATCTGTTATTACAATTAACTAAAGATGAAGTATCTAGACAACTAAAGACGATTGACGAAATAAATGACATTCGCATACTAGCGATGAATCATGCTGGACAAAGCTATCTAAATCAATTAAAAAATACACCTGAACTAAATTTCATTAGTCAATTAAAGAAAAAACAATCTGATCAGTTAGCAATTGATGAAAAAGCATCATCCATTTACTATCTGCCATTAAAATTTGAAGCTCAACAGTTATTATGGAAACAGGAACTTACTCCGCCATTTAAAGTGTAA
- a CDS encoding SepM family pheromone-processing serine protease has product MHQQKRFVRFILLIGLIIVLTNIPLPYYIYSPGTAEPLNPVVRVAEATESEGDLHLVTVRGGRATPISFLMASFSKYRDIHHLDDLFPEGYDRQTYIEAQLQLMESSQEAALVVAYQAAGEEIDVQYEGVYVVSVLDDMPAEKVLKAADKIIEVEGITIIDADHLIETVDQFEVGDEVSFLIERDGDRFETKIELVPFPDQPEKHGIGIQLVTNREIEYEREIEFASGDIGGPSAGLVMALEIYDQLVEEDLTKGLKIAGTGEIDYNGNVYRIGGVDKKVIAAHRRGCDIFFVPYEHGRENSNYEVAKATAEDIGTDMDIVPVDHFNDALDYLK; this is encoded by the coding sequence TTGCACCAACAAAAAAGATTTGTAAGATTTATTCTACTTATTGGATTAATAATTGTATTAACGAACATACCTTTACCTTATTACATATATAGTCCAGGTACTGCAGAACCTTTAAATCCAGTTGTACGTGTTGCTGAAGCAACTGAAAGTGAAGGAGATTTACACCTTGTAACAGTTAGAGGTGGCCGAGCAACGCCTATTTCTTTTCTTATGGCGAGTTTTTCGAAGTATCGAGATATTCATCATCTAGATGACCTCTTTCCGGAAGGTTATGATCGCCAAACTTATATAGAAGCACAATTGCAACTAATGGAAAGTTCTCAGGAGGCTGCTCTTGTTGTTGCTTATCAAGCGGCTGGTGAAGAGATTGATGTTCAATACGAAGGCGTTTATGTCGTATCAGTTTTAGACGATATGCCAGCTGAAAAGGTCTTGAAAGCGGCTGATAAAATTATTGAAGTAGAAGGTATCACGATAATTGATGCAGATCATCTAATAGAGACAGTAGATCAGTTTGAAGTAGGGGATGAAGTTAGTTTTCTGATTGAACGTGATGGAGATCGATTTGAAACGAAGATTGAACTTGTTCCATTCCCTGATCAACCAGAGAAGCATGGTATTGGCATTCAGCTCGTTACAAATCGCGAAATTGAGTATGAGCGTGAAATTGAATTTGCTAGCGGTGATATAGGTGGCCCAAGCGCAGGACTTGTAATGGCACTAGAAATATATGATCAATTAGTTGAGGAAGATTTAACTAAAGGGTTAAAAATTGCCGGCACAGGTGAGATAGATTATAACGGTAATGTGTATCGAATTGGTGGAGTAGATAAAAAAGTAATTGCCGCGCATCGAAGAGGTTGTGATATTTTCTTTGTCCCATATGAGCATGGAAGAGAAAATTCAAACTATGAGGTAGCTAAAGCTACTGCTGAAGATATTGGAACGGATATGGATATTGTTCCAGTAGATCATTTTAATGATGCTTTAGACTATTTGAAGTAA